Part of the Apodemus sylvaticus chromosome 15, mApoSyl1.1, whole genome shotgun sequence genome is shown below.
TTGACTGATACCTTTATcaaaattctaattttttatttatgttctgATGGCATAGTAATGATTTAATGAGTTTATCAGTCTCAGAGTTCATTACATTAATAGTAATACTGCTAAGTTGTTACCGGTTTAGATGCTGTGGCTATGGGTATGTGCCCTGTCTGTCTAACTCTGACTGCCATCCCTACACCATGTACCTCTACTTtctacagagacacagaaagttCTAACTTCATATTATTTTCTCATTAGTCTGACATCTTGTCACTCCATTTTATCTTTCTTACCCTccttatttctttccatttttcttgtaGCTGTGAATTTCAAAGTAACATGTGACCCTCTCGCTACCACAGCATGTTAGCACCTTGCTAATGCCCCATGTGAGGTCTTGGGTACACTGAATGCTGACTACAAAAAATGTCtataaaattcttctttaaaacGTTTTCAGTTGTGAAGGCATGCTGAGTCCCTGTAAAAGCATTTATTGGATTTGAGCGTTGGTGCTGACAGTTGCTTAATGTCCTCTATTTCCTAGCTTATTTCTCTGTTTGAGAATTGTCTCTCAAGTAAGCAGTATGTGTTAGAAcccatgtttttaaattaattttattttgactgTATAGGTATTTTACCTAAATATACATGCTCTATCTACGTGCCCAATGCCCTCAGAGATCCAGAAGATGAAGTTGTAAAtctatggaactggagttagaaacagttgtgagcaaccatgcATGAACTGAGCACTGAAGTGAGAAAGTTGGAAGAAGAGCAAGTGTTCTAAATCCTGGAATCCGTGTTTTCCACTAACTGTATGGAAAAATTGTAAGAAAGCAAGtatagggtatatatatatatgtgtgtgtgtgtgtgtgtgtgtgtgtgtgtgtgtgtgtgtaagagagagagagagagagagagagagagtgtgtgtgtgagtttgtgtgtgtgtgtgtgtgaaaatttgtgcaagtgtatgtgcatgtgcttatGGGCAGGCCTGGAGGCCAGAATATGGtgtccttcttagaaggcggAACAAACTACCCATGGGAGGAGGTACAGAGACAcagtatggagcaaagactgaaggaaaggccatccagagactgtcccacctggggatccatctcatatacagttaccatacccagacactattgctaatgccaagaagtgcttgatgacaggagcctgccTGATCAGGCTCCTGAGAGACCCTgcaagtgcctgacaaatacagaggtggatgcttgtagccaaccattggactgagcacagggtcatcAATAGAGGAACTAGAGAAATAACCAAAGGATTTCAGCCCCAAAGGcagaagaacaatatgaaccaaccagtacccctagagctcccagggactaaaccacccaccCAAGTGTATacatggggggacccatggctccagctgcatatacagcagatgatggccttgtccaatgggaggagagacccttggttctgtaaagtcttgatgccccagtgtagtggaatgctacgacagggaagtgggagtaggtaggttagtgagcagggggagagggtggggtagggagtttttgaaggggaaaccaggaaagaggataataatggaaatataaagacaatatctaataaaaaagaaaaagaaaaaatgacaatAGAATCTCAACATAGAGGATATTAATTTTTTATGGAAATTCTAttctaaatcatttttaaaagcaacATCCTGGCCTTGTGAGGGACAGATCGATTGAGATGCTAAGGAGAAGAAGCCATGACCTTCTATGTGGGTGAGGGTCTTTCGGAAATGCCTCAAATATCAACAGACATCCTTTTATCACCTATTGATAAGAATCTGCAATCAGATATCAAAAGCTTTGCATGAGTAGCCTCCAAAGTCTGACATTTTGTTTGAATTATCCCAGTTTTTCATCTTGATGGATAATTAGATGAAAATAGTCATTCACAGCTATACAGATGAAATAGAACTCTCTCACATGAATTTAGTTCAAAGGTaagtctttttgaaaaaaattaacaattatCTCAACTTACGTGGACAAGATTACAGAACTATAGAGACCAAAAATGGAATAGACTATTCACATGAACTATATTACAGAAGGGTCTGAGAATAGAATGCAGAGTACTAGAAGAAGAAATTACTGAATCCATTCTTGCCTAATAGAATTACTGTTTGTTTTGAACACCTATTTGTTTCCAAGATAACTTAAAGAGCTATTTATGAAACAATAACAGGACAAGAAATGGGAAAAACATTGCCCACATTTTCTGCTCAAAATAAGGCACAAGATAACAAAATGTGAATTTAATTCTTAAAGAACTAAAaccaaaaagggggggggggcaagtatTGTGTATTTTCACATCATCACTCtttgagttttatatttttaattacagtaTTTTCCCTACTACTATATATTTAAACGTTATCAGTATTGAAAATGGCTTAGATTTTATTAGAAAAGTGAGAAAATTTTTTTCATAGACTGTAGCAGTAAATTCCTGTTCTATATTCTATCTGAATATCATTTGTATGTATTTTAACACAGAATAATTTATCAGTGAACATAGAAAAAGATGGTTATATACTAAGAAACTGATAAGTATTCCAAGCATATTTTCAGCTTTAAATCTATAGTTTGATAGGAAAAAGtagcaaataaaaacattataaaagcaaagaagaaaataaaagacaaagttaaatttaaagtcagaagaaataaaatgataagtATAGGTAGGAAataagggatggagggagagaaaaggagagaaggagggagaggaggaggaacagaaagaGTAGGAACAGGaactggaggaggagaaggagggggaggaggtttACACATTTAtctatctaataataaaaaaaagtattagaTCCTAGGAAAGGATGAGAAATCATAATTAGGCAGGAAAGTGTATTTGGGTACCAGGACATTTGACTGACAAAATGTTACTAGATACCCAACAGCGTGAGAAGGTAGAGGCATACACTAATTGTTAGTAAATGTCAAAGACTATAAATGCAGATGCTGTAAAGATAATAAGAAAAATTTGAGCATTGTTAAAATTGATTATTCAGGAATTGAAATAAGACAATAAGCATTGTAAACAAAAAAGAGTAGGAAAGGCTAACACCTTCAGTCTGAACATTGAGGAAGATCAGGTAAAGCAATCACTCATTCCAGCACAGACTGGACAGTACTGCaagatcttgttttaaaaaatacaaacccAACAACAAGGAAACACTGTTCCTTCACTTCTCTTCTTATACTTATTTTCTCCCTTCATTCAAATGGAACTGTTTCCGTTGAGATCCTTTTCAACAACTAGATTCAGCCTTTCGCTGCCTCTCTTAGTCTCTTAGTTTTTATCAATTTTGAATCTGTCTCTATCAACATGATATTCAACGTGCAAGTGTAGCCCATGGTTTAACTGTGTTCTGTTACCACCATGTGAAATCACAGTAAGGGGATTTGGCAGAATGCCAATGGAGGTTGACAAGATGAACAATTCTTAGGAATAGGTCTATCCATATGGAAACAGATCTAGCAACCAGATAATTAACAATATCTCTTTCTTATGTTTTAGAATACAATTCTTcaccagcagaggcaggagtacaATCAAGCACAGACAAGTAGTATACACTAGAGGAGTGGAAAGGGCTTCCAGAGCTACCAGGGAGCAGGCGTTAATATAAAATAGTCATAGCATTTTGTAGATAGGAGTAGCTCTTTGGACGTTGTTACAACACCCATAAATATACTATGTAGAAAACTATTCAAATACAGCTACAATTACAGAGATTACTGAGTTACACATTTGTAAACCAGGAAGCACACAAATGCATCAAGTATGAGACTGTTGGGTACCACACCTGCCTCTGAGAGTATATAAACCCAGCTCTTCACTGGGTGGCATTCAAACTCACAATCTCCTCTTAGCATCCAGCTCTCATCTCATCTCCTCTCAACATGGCCTACAGCTGCTGCTCTGGAAACTTCTCCTCCCGCTCCCTTGGTCGCTGCCTGCCCTCCTCAGGTTCCTCCTGTGGCTCTTCCTACCCCAGCAACCTGGTCTACACCACTACCAGCTGCTCTCCCAGCACCTGCCAGCTGGGATCCTCTCTCAGCAGTGGCTGCCAGGAGACCTGCATTGAACCCACCAGCTGCCAGACTTCCTGTGTGGTGCCCAGCCCCTGCCAGAAGCCCTGCTACTACCCCAGGAGCTCCACACCCTGCAGTCCCTGCCAGGGGACATATGCTGGCTCTCTGGGCTTTGGATCTAGGAGCTCCTGCTCCCTGGGCTATGGTTATAGAAGCTGCTACCCAGTGGGCTGTGGAAACAGTGGCTTCAGGTCTCTGAATTGTGGAGTCTACGGCTTTCCCACAAGATATTACAGATCTgctgtctgtactccactttcATTCCCTTCTAGGGATTTCTATTCTTGTTACCAGCCATTCTATACATCTCGCTTCTGTTGACTAATCTGTTGAGTATCCAATGCCAATACTGAATACAGATTCTGTAGTGAAATTGTCTTTTCATGTTATCCTTGAGAACTCTTGAAATTTTCTTGATTAtctgctattttttttcctttctaaccCTCAAATTTGAAATTCTGTCAGACTGCACAACTAATGAAAAATTCAACCACATTGTTGATAAAACTGATAATTTTTCACTTCTCCCAAAGTTAACAAAGTCAAATAATTTTATCTTAATAAACTTGTTTCTGTTGCAAAACTATGTGTTTAATGTAATTATTTACAAATCATGGATTGCAGTTTGAAGAATCCCTAGGGCCTTCTCTGTTCCTTATATGATCTCAAGCTGAGGGGACAATACAGGATGTTTGTGGAACCTTTACATGGTGGAATCTAACAGGAAGAAGTATTTTGGGGGACAAGACTTTGGGGTTTATTGCCCATCCTGCTGGTTCTGTGTATTTGCCTGGACCATCAAGATGTGagcatcagggctggagagacagctcaattAAGGGCACTGaatgctctgccagaggtcctgagtttaattcccagcaaccacatggtggctcacaaccatctgtaatgggatggaTCTGATGGCTTCTTttggtgtttctgaagagagcTGCAgtgtacccatacacataaaatgaagaaatctttaaaaaaaaatgtgagcatCATCCTTACATGGCTGCTGCTGTGACACAGCTGCTTCTGCCTCAGTGCCTCCTGAACTATGGTGAAATTGATCCTCAAATGGTGGGGCAAAATAAATCTCTCCATAGTGTTGCTTTTTTGTCAGATATCTGGTTTATGCATAAGAAAATGCATACGATGGCTGAATTAACATTGATCTACTATGTGGCATTAGCTTCAGAGGGCTAAGAGTGTCACCCTAATTTTACTTGGTTTCTAGgtattcttttcttcttggtgATATTCCTGAACACTTCAAGTTTGTGCATGAAGCTTCCCGCTAACTAAAGGCACAGAGAACAGATAACTCTTGTTAAAATTGTGACTACATCATGCATTTCAAAGGGTAGAATGtgtcagaaacttgaagttcataagaaaaaaataagcttATATCATAGGGTCAATGTAAGACGAGGGATTTTAACAGAGAagagtaatctctctctctctctctctctctctctctctctctctctctctctctctctctctgtgtgtgtgtgtgtgtgtgtgtgtgtgtgtgtgtgtgtgtgtgttagttcttGGTTGATGACGTTACCCTGCAGGagtgttactttttaaaaattatttattcccCGTAGCTCAATTAATATTTCGAGTGTGTTGTATAAATAGGAAGACAACAAACTTAAGAATAGCTACATTCAGCAGGTGTGAAGTTGCACCTGGGTTCTTTGCCAATATATGGATTAAATATGATGAATTACATCagagtttttattattatcaaaAGTGGCTCAATGACCTCTTTAAATGAACATGAATAATCTGGTGTTACATCATCTTCTTTCTTCATCAAGgagttaaaagaaataataaatggaaGAAATAGTTATTAAAATCACAACAAATATAGAGTAAAATAAGTAACGATAATATAAGGAACCAGTGTTCATATCAAATAAGAATAGTATGTTTTTCCTACTATTGTTTTATGGGATGGTGAATGATTCTCTGAAATTAGGAGTGGAGTGCGGAGTATCGGACGCCTGTCAAAATGCTGATCATATGTGCATACGCATTCCTGACACCAGACTTGCTTCCCCCTCCCCAAGGGCAGCAACTAAGGAAAGCAGTGGCAGGCAGAGTCCGTTGTGTTCCATGCACTTATGAGGAAGTAGAAACAGATACAAAAGAGTTGGGTGGATTTTCAAAGGTTACAACTTGGTTATTGTAGTGTTATGTTTGCAACCAGACCCTCTGTTACTCTGTGTATTTCTCTGTACACCAGAGAGTACtcctgggctgacattttttccttctttcatcaCCATTTTTAGCAAATAATTATGATGCTTAAATAGTTATTGGGGGGAAAAGGTAATAATGAAGTGAGATTTGGAGTGAATATCACCTAGCAATATCATAAAAGTtgctcagcaacaaaagaaaatctgggggaatcagtatccctgacctcaagcaatactacagagcaatagtgttaaaaactgcatggtattggtacagtgacaggcaggaggatcaatggaacaggattgaagatccagaaatgaacccacacacctatggccacttgatcctcgacaaagaggctgaaaacatccaatggaaaaaagatagccttttcaacaaatggtgctggttcaactggaggtcagcatgcagaagaatgcgaattgatccatccttgtctccttgtactaagctcaaatccaaatggatcaaggacctccacataaagccagacactctgaagctaatagaaaagaaactggggaagacccttgaggacatcggtacagggagaaagtttctgaacagaacaccaatagcgtatgctctaagagcaagaattgacaaatgggacctcataaggttacagagtttctgtaaggcaaaggacaccatcaagaggacagatcggcaaccaacaaattgggaaaagatcttcaccaatcctacatcagatagagggctaatatccaatatatataaagaactcaagaagttagactccagaaaaccgaacaaccctattaaaaaatggggtacagagttaaacaaagaattctcacctgaagaacttcggatggcggagaagcatcttaaaaaatgctccacttcattggtcattagggaaatgcaaatcaaaacaaccctaagatttcatcttacaccagtcagaatggctaagattaaaaattcaggagacagcaggtgttggagagggtgcggagaaagaggaacactcctccactgctggtggggttgcaaattggtacaaccactctggaaagcagtctggcggttcctccgaaaactgggcacctcacttccagaagatcctgctataccactcctgggcatatacccagaggattccccaccatgtaataaggatacatgctctactatgttcatagcagccctatttataattgccagatgctggaaagaacccaggtatccctcaacagaagagtggatacaaaaaatgtggtatatctacacaatggagtactattcagccattagaaacaatgaattcatgaaattcttaggcaaatggatggagctagagaacatcatactaagtgaggtaacccagactcaaaaggtgaatcatggtatgcactcactaataagtggttattaacctagaaaactggaatacccaaaacataatccacacatcaaatgagatacaagaagaaagcaggagtggtccctggttctggaaagactcagtgaaacagtatttggcaaaaccagaacggggaattgggaaggggtgggagggaggacaggggaagagaagggggcttacgggactttcggggagtggggggggctagaaaaggggaaatcatttgaaatgtaaataaattatatcaaataaaaaaaaaaaaaaaaaaagttgctatgGAAAATTGTGAACTCAGTCTTTTGCACaacatttttagtttttcaagatctCTGTCCTCCTTATGTTCATAATCATTACCCAAGAGAAATTGCCAAGTTTCCTCTGTCAAAGCACAGGCAGCAGCTAGGTTTGGAAAAACTCTTTTTAGTTTCCTGACCAGGCAGAGGTTAATCTGTTACTGTCCCCAGATTTCAGACCGATGAGTGGCTTTCTGCATTTCAAAAGGATAGTACATGGGGGTCCATACTACACAGTCTTTGAATTATAATTACTCTATTAGGAAGATATAAAAGGGGTATGTATTCAGTAAAAATTccactttgaattttaaaaatgatatcagAATATATTCATTGTACAAAATGAGAGATTTTATTATGAGATACTTAAACATGCACATTGAATTGAAAATCTTGCTCTCCTCATGGAAAAGTAGTATATGGTACAAAACTCCTTTCAGGCTGCTATGCAGCACTGAGCTTCAGCAGTGAGCTAGCTGCATTATTATGGGGGCCACAATTTAGGTGGGGTGGGAATGATGAATGTAGTCAGGCCCTGTGGGAtggtagtttgtttgtttgtttgtttgtttgtgttgagtTTACATTGAGTACATAAGACAATTGCACCAGTCAGGACACAATACACTGTTAGAGTTTTATAACCATCACCACAAATTAGACCAAACTAAGTGTCACCAGCAATGTAATTATCCTTCAATTCTGTAGAGCTAAACTTCTCAGCATACAGATCCTATTCTCTTTCTATTCCAGCCATTAAATACACAAGAGCAAATTGTGGTCTGCTAATTTGTAAGTTAATTCCACCTTCTGTAATTAACAGGAGGCCAGCCAGCAGTTTTCAGGATTACAGCTAGTTGCCTCGACTCTTCCAGCAAACTCTTAaagcacactcagacacacacagacaaagccAAAGATTTTGAACACAGAGGCTCACAAATGAGGCATTTGCGGCTCACAATTATAATCAATCCCCAAGGCTAATAACCATCTGTTAACCAACTGGTTTTCTGCGCAGGTTTCCAAGAACCGCTGTGACCAGTTTCCTGGAATCCTCTCGGGAGTCCATTTCCGGGCATTGCTTCAACTGCTTCTACTTGTCCAGGCTTTGCTCGCCAGTGTTTGCAGAAGCTGACGAGccttccccaccctcaccctatAGCACTCTGTACTTGTTCTTAGGTATGCCTTCAAGCTGTTATTCTTGTTattgttactactactactactaataataataatataggtTAGCATCATTAATCTGATAATTTCACTCCTGAAAATTTTCAGTGTCATCATCTTGTATGTGAAATCATAGTCGATGTACAAatgacttagaaatattttataaaagttatCTTCAGGCTGTGTATATAAGGTATATAGGAGGAACATAATTGAATTTCAAGTTTAAACTGGAgattttccaaggttttcttatTTTGCATGTGTGAATATTCCCAACTCTGAATGTTTTGAAGTTTAAAAGGTGTCTAATTCCAAGAATGTTCAACAGGATACAATCAAGAAATACCACCATTTTCACATCATCATGGGTTCAACATTATacaaatattgttaaaatatatttttactgtattaattcaTGTCTGTGTGAAAGGAATAGTATTAGGAAAATTTGTAACCTATATCATAATCAGACTCTCAACTAGAAAAGCCAAACAATGAATGAATAGTTATAACAAATATCCATAGGTATAAAGTTATTGGTGCTAAAAGAGACACATAAAAATTCTTGCCTAAAAAGTTCTTGTTCAGAAAAATAATCCCATAGAAGTAATATTTAGAgtagatttaaaaataagtagaGGGTGTGTAGTTGGGCTAGGAGAAGAGCCCATCTTGAGATGTCTCTTACAAAGCTAAAGCCACTTCCTGAATTATTGAGAGTAAAGAAAAATCATGATTAACTTCAGCTTTAGAGTATTTTGGTGGCATGTTCTGTAAGTCTGCAGGGATGCAATTGATCATCGTAGTGTTACTCATTAAAGCAGTAAGAAAGTATTCAATGACTTAGGACAGTATGAGACTGCCTTGTCTCATAGCTTTCCACATAATAGAACAttcaatttttatgtgtttatcaAAAAGTGAACCCATTTTAAAGAGTAGGGTTTGGCAATGTTGAAAATTCTATGCATTTGTCTAACAAGATATAGAACCTCCTCTCAGAACTTCATTCCTTTGTGTTCCTATCACAGAGATATCTTCCCTCACAGGCAACTAGTATACACTGATTTTTGTTCCTGGGAGGCATCTTGAAGGGATGTCTATGTGGTGTGTTTGTAGGCATGTACAGGTGGATCTGGAGGAGAGAGTTCAATACTGGATGTCTTCCATTTatctctctccatcttatttttttaaaaaaaaagacttactaTACTTGAAAATCACTATTTCAACTAGATAGACTGGCCAGGGAGCCACAGGAATCCTGTCTCTTCCCAGAACTCTGCACCCATACTCAatttccacttctctctctctctctctctctctctctctctctctctctctctctctctctctctctctctctgtgtgtgtgtgtgtgtgtgtgtgtgtgtgtttgtgtgtgtgtttgtgtgtatgtgtttgtgtgctgggaacctaacttaGTCCTCACAGTGAGGCAACAAGTAACTTTGCAACTTACCCAGGAAGCCATTTTTTAGCTACAAATACAAGAATTTTAATTATCACAGTTTATTCTGATTCTTCTAGATCTTCATAAAAAGCAAACCATTTTTGTCTTCAACTTCTTTTACTTGATGTTATTGagtatttatatttgtgtatattttattattgtcttTACTTGCTTTCAACACTTATAATATGTTTTTTCTAGCATCTTTAATGGTCACTGAATAGACTGAAGATTTTCAGATTGATAAACCTACAATGGGGACTGACTCTTCCAGTTTTGCAGTCTAGACTTTTCAGATTATCTTGGAGGAAGAAATTCTATTTGGTAATTGAATTTTCAAGTTGGGACTGTTTGACCATGAAAATCTGACTAAACAAGAGATATATATGAGAGGGCAAAGTAAAatgaatgaagaagaaagagTATATTATGCTTAGAGAGAATCATAATTTGGTTGGTTTACAATAAAACGTTGCTCATTCAGAACCTGAGAATAAAGGGTCAAAAAGTATGGAAGTCATGAAACTGTATGCCATGAATCACAGATCCATCCCTTTATTCTGATCATAGCAAAATACAAAACACAGAATTGCACATCCTTGATAGACTTTCTGACCTTCATTGAATCTATTGTTTACTGTCTTTGAAGATAAACAGTAACTCATGAGGTTAAATTTTTGTCTATTTTGAGGTAATGTCCACCTGCAGCCCATGTTGGCTTTAAATTCATTCAGTAgaagatggcctggaactcatcagCTTCCTGACTCAGCTTCTCTCTGTCACCATGATGGGCATGAACTACCAAGGCCAATTGAAACTATTTTTTGTATGCTGAGAATAGTTCACCACAGGCTTGATATTCTTgtaatttaataattatttagcTAATTTCTATTAATTCTACTAAGTGGcatattcagaaaataaaaaacaggcacattttaaaatgttttaatttttgtcattATAGACTAACATGAAAGAACATATCCTCGtggaaataataaaacatttgctCATATGCATTCTCTACAGAATCATTAGATGAATGTTGTTTTGAATACTGACTGGCACAGATAAGAAATTTGACAATGTGCTACTGAAGCATGACTAATGGAAAATATGGAAGTTCAGGGGAAGTAAAGCTGTTATCTGTAATCTCTGACGTGACACGAATCCACAAATAGAAATTGTGAAATCTCTTGAATAGAAATGACTCGAGCAGTTTCCAGGAAATCACAATCCATGCATTGTTCCCTAGAAATAACTGCAGGTTGGCAGGGAACAAAAGGATTAGCCATTCCTAGAAATACTGTTGCCTGAGTAGTAGCAGATTAAGATCTAAACCATTGGTTTTGAGGATTCACAGAAATAATTAAGTATGGTTTATGGTTGAGAAAGTAGAAGTCTGGGAGATATGGGACCTATCAGGGTTATAGTTATTCGTCCACAGCAGGATTGGATCTGTCCAAATCTGAGCACCTAGGCTGATGatttataaagacaaatatgtcttCCTCTTGGTGAACTGAAAATTTTGTTAAAGCTTGTGGGCTAAAAGCTAAGAATACATCTCAGTGGCCTAGAGGTTTCTGGTCATATGCAAGATCCCAGATCCCATTCTCAGTACCACTAAATGTGAGATaaaaaaatataacataata
Proteins encoded:
- the LOC127666200 gene encoding keratin-associated protein 13-2-like, yielding MAYSCCSGNFSSRSLGRCLPSSGSSCGSSYPSNLVYTTTSCSPSTCQLGSSLSSGCQETCIEPTSCQTSCVVPSPCQKPCYYPRSSTPCSPCQGTYAGSLGFGSRSSCSLGYGYRSCYPVGCGNSGFRSLNCGVYGFPTRYYRSAVCTPLSFPSRDFYSCYQPFYTSRFC